The following is a genomic window from Sphingorhabdus sp. Alg231-15.
GTCATAAGGTGTGAGTTCAACGAGCACTTCGTCGCCCACCAGCACACGAATGCGGTTTTTGCGCATCTTGCCAGCGGTATGGCCGAGAACTTCGTGACCATTTTCCAATTCGACCCGGAACATCGCGTTGGGGAGTAATTCGCGGATCATCCCCTTCATTTCTAATAATTCTTCTTTTGCCATTCGGCTTTACTTTATCCCTATTGATTCGTTGATTTTTCGACCTGTTGCGGTGCGCCATAAACCCAATTTCGACAAAAGGGAAGGATTTGCTGCGCCGTGTAAAATTTGGCGATGTCCCGCCCTTGCGACAAATTATTACAAACATTGGGTTGAGCATATCCCCACGCCACGGCATTTTGGCCATATTCCCTCAACGCCTCAGATTATTAGAGCGATTCACATGATACAAAACGCCCCCCGGTTTGTCGGGGCCAGCATATTGGCCCTTTCCGTCATGATTGCGCTTCCTGTTCATGCCCAAACAAATGATGATGATAGCTATGATGAGGATATCGTCGTTACTGCCGAGCGCCTGCGCGGATCGGTTATCACGGAGGTGCCACCGATCGTCGAACTCGATGCCGACGATATCGCCAGCTATGGTGTATCTTCGGTCGAAGACCTGATCGGCGAGCTCAGTTCGCAAACCAGTTCCAATCGCGGTCGGGGTAGCGGGCGGCCGATTGTTCTGATCAATGGCCAGCGTACATCCGGTTTCCGCGATATCCGCGATCTGCCACCCGAAGCGATAAAGAGTGTTCAAGTGTTCCCCGAAGAACTCGCCCTGCAATATGGCTATGCGCCGGATCAACGCGTCATCAATTTCATTCTGCAAGACGACTATACCGGACTCAGCGCCGAGACCGAATATGGTATCCCGACCCTTGGGGATCAGGGCAAGGCGGAACTGGAGTCCACCTTTACCCGCATTGGCAAAAACAGCCGGTTAAACCTGAATATCGAATATGAAACGCAGACAGCGATTACCGAGGCCGAGCGCGACATCATTCAGGATGCAGCTGGCGACCTGGTCAATCTCGGAAATTTCCGTACGCTCAGCGCACCTACCGACACTTTGGAATTTAACGGCAATTACAGCCGAACCTTCGCCAATGGCATGTCCCTGTCGCTCAACGGTGGCTATATCTACGACAAGTCCCGCGCTCTGCTGGGCCTGGCCAGCGGCACGCTGGATATTCCGGCAACCAGTCCGTTTGCACGGTCAGCCGCGGATGAGAGCCTGTTTCGCTATTTC
Proteins encoded in this region:
- the infA gene encoding translation initiation factor IF-1, which codes for MAKEELLEMKGMIRELLPNAMFRVELENGHEVLGHTAGKMRKNRIRVLVGDEVLVELTPYDLTKGRITYRFK